In a genomic window of Corvus moneduloides isolate bCorMon1 chromosome 17, bCorMon1.pri, whole genome shotgun sequence:
- the DPM1 gene encoding dolichol-phosphate mannosyltransferase subunit 1 — protein sequence MAARGPARVSVLLPTYNERDNLPLVVWLLARTFSDSGIDFEIIIIDDGSPDGTQEVAQQLEKIYGSDKILLRPRARKLGLGTAYIHGMKYATGNFIVIMDADLSHHPKFIPEFIRKQKEGNFDIVSGTRYKGDGGVYGWDLKRKLISRGANFLTQVLLRPGASDLTGSFRLYRKEVLQKLMEKCVSKGYVFQMEMIVRARQLGYTIGEVPISFVDRVYGESKLGGNEIVSFLKGLLTLFATT from the exons ATGGCGGCGCGGGGCCCCGCGCGGGTGTCGGTGCTGCTGCCCACCTACAACGAGCGCGACAACCTGCCCCTCGTCGTGTGGCTGCTGGCGCGCACCTTCAGCGACAG TGGAATCGATTTTGAAATTATCATCATAGATGATGGAAGCCCGGATGGGACACAGGAAGTTGCTCagcaactggaaaaaatatatggATCAGATAAAATA CTTCTGAGACCCAGAGCAAGGAAGCTGGGCCTGG GCACTGCTTATATCCATGGAATGAAGTATGCCACTGGGAATTTCATCGTTATTATGGATGCTGACCTCTCCCACCAT cCAAAATTTATTCCAGAGTTTATCAG aaagcagaaagaaggcAATTTTGATATTGTATCTGGAACAAGATATAAAGGAGATGGAGGAGTGTATGGCTGGgatttgaaaagaaagttaATCAG tcGTGGAGCCAATTTTCTGACTCAGGTCTTGCTGAGACCAGGGGCATCGGATCTAACAGGGAGCTTCAG GTTGTACAGAAAAGAAGTCTTACAGAAACTAATGGAGAAGTGTGTTTCTAAAGGATACGTCTTCCAGATGGAGATGATTGTCCGGGCTAGACAGCTGGGATACACCATTGGAGAG GTTCCCATTTCATTTGTGGACCGTGTCTATGGAGAATCCAAACTGGGAGGCAATGAAATTGTCTCCTTCTTAAAGGGGCTCTTGACCTTGTTTGCTACAACCTGA
- the KCNG1 gene encoding potassium voltage-gated channel subfamily G member 1, translating to MTLMPGENSDYDYSALSCTSDASFNHTFFPESETLKGVFYQRARLIHPQEDLLKGFHPDDRKHHIIINVGGIKYLLPWTTLDEFPLTRLGQLKFCTNFDDILNICDDYDVTCNEFFFDRNPGAFRTILTFLRVGKLRLLREMCALSFQEELLYWGIEEDNLDWCCKRRYLQKMEELTEINEREDDLLENETTGETVEETKIGLCMKKLQDMVERPQSGLPGKVFACLSVLFVTITAVNLSISTMPDLREEEEKGECSQMCYNIFIVESVCVAWFSLEFLLRFIQAKSKFSFLRRPLTLIDIIAILPYYITLLVDTGSEGSKKPSSGNIYLDKVGLVLRILRALRILYVMRLARHSLGLQTLGLTARRCTREFGLLLLFLCVAIALFAPLLYVIENEMADSQEFTSIPACYWWAVITMTTVGYGDMVPRSIPGQVVALSSILSGILLMAFPVTSIFHTFSRSYLELKQEQERIMYRRAQFLLKAKSQMSNESQGSEVLFTTLSSETRDNE from the exons ATGACTCTTATGCCCGGAGAAAATTCCGACTATGACTATAGTGCCCTGAGCTGTACTTCAGATGCTTCCTTCAACCACACGTTCTTTCCAGAATCTGAAACCCTCAAGGGAGTGTTTTACCAAAGAGCCAGGCTAATCCACCCTCAGGAGGATCTCCTCAAAGGCTTCCACCCCGACGACCGGAAGCATCACATAATTATCAACGTGGGGGGCATCAAGTACTTGCTCCCCTGGACCACGCTCGATGAGTTCCCCTTGACACGTTTGGGACAACTCAAGTTCTGTACTAATTTTGACGACATTCTGAACATCTGTGATGATTATGATGTGACGTGCAATGAATTCTTCTTCGACCGCAACCCAGGGGCGTTCAGGACAATCCTGACCTTCCTGCGGGTTGGAAAACTCCGGCTCTTGCGGGAGATGTGTGCGCTGTCTTTCCAAGAGGAGCTGCTCTACTGGGGCATTGAGGAAGACAACTTGGACTGGTGTTGTAAAAGGAGATACCTGCAAAAAATGGAGGAGCTCACAGAGATAAATGAACGGGAGGATGACCTCCtagaaaatgaaacaacagGTGAAACAGTAGAGGAGACAAAAATTGGTTTGTGCATGAAAAAGTTGCAAGACATGGTGGAAAGGCCCCAGTCTGGCCTTCCTGGAAAGGTGTTTGCgtgtttgtctgttttgtttgtaaCTATTACAGCAGTGAACTTATCCATCAGCACCATGCCTGacctgagggaggaggaggaaaag GGTGAGTGTTCCCAGATGTGCTACAATATTTTCATTGTGGAGTCTGTGTGTGTGGCATGGTTTTCCCTGGAGTTCCTGCTCAGATTCATCCAGGCCAAGAGCAAGTTCTCGTTCTTGCGGAGGCCCTTGACGCTGATAGACATAATCGCCATCCTGCCCTACTACATCACCCTGCTGGTGGACACGGGCTCCGAGGGCTCCAAGAAGCCGAGCTCGGGGAACATCTACCTGGACAAGGTGGGGCTGGTGCTGCGGATCCTGCGGGCGCTGCGCATCCTGTACGTGATGCGGCTGGCGCGGCACTCGCTGGGGCTGCAGACGCTGGGGCTGACCGCGCGCCGCTGCACCCGCGAGTtcgggctgctgctgctcttcctgtgCGTGGCCATCGCGCTCTTCGCGCCCCTGCTCTACGTCATCGAGAACGAGATGGCCGACTCGCAGGAGTTCACCAGCATCCCCGCCTGCTACTGGTGGGCTGTCATCACCATGACCACCGTGGGCTACGGGGACATGGTgcccaggagcatccctgggcagGTGGTGGCCCTGAGCAGCATCCTGAGCGGCATCCTCCTCATGGCCTTCCCGGTCACCTCCATCTTCCACACGTTCTCACGCTCCTACCTGGAGCTGAAGCAAGAACAGGAGAGGATCATGTATAGGAGAGCACAGTTCTTGCTGAAAGCCAAGTCTCAGATGAGCAATGAGTCACAAGGCAGCGAGGTTTTGTTCACCACTCTCTCTTCCGAGACTAGGGACAATGAATGA
- the MOCS3 gene encoding adenylyltransferase and sulfurtransferase MOCS3 yields MAGAAARLRAEIRRRERELRGLRERLAAELARGDTAEQQEDREREQQEEGACGLRQPSAAELARGDAGDAEDEDGARGMRERLAAELARGDSGDADEEDEDDDDEEEETEGALGFPAELPPLPARSALSAAEILRYSRQLVLPELGVRGQLRLARSSVLVVGCGGLGCPLAQYLAAAGVGRLGLVDHDVVETSNLQRQVLHGEARRGRPKARSAAAALRRLNSAVQYVPYRGALRPRSALRLVRQYDIVADCSDNVPTRYLVSDACVLAGRPLVSGSALRLEGQLVVYNYRGGPCYRCLFPRPPPPDTVTNCADGGVLGVVTGIIGCIQALEVLKIASGMGSSFSQSMLMFDALEGRFRNIKLRPKKADCAVCGDNPSITCLQDYEAFCGSSATDKCRTLQLLPSQDRISVHQYKELLDEQVPHVLLDVRSQVEVDICRLEHAVHIPLSKLEEKNEESMQYLQKRICEEKQRTDDQTSLPVYVVCKLGNDSQKAVKILQELPAKEFGSVLAKDIKGGLMAWATKIDSTFPQY; encoded by the coding sequence AtggcgggagcggcggcgcggcTGCGGGCCGAGATCCgccggcgggagcgggagcTGCGCGGGCTGCGGGAGCGGCTGGCGGCCGAGCTGGCGCGGGGGGACACCGCCGAGCAGCAGGAGGACAGGGagcgggagcagcaggaggagggagcctGCGGGCTGCGGCAGCCCTCGGCGGCCGAGCTGGCGCGGGGGGACGCGGGGGATGCcgaggatgaggatggagccCGCGGGATGCGGGAGCGGCTGGCGGCCGAGCTGGCGCGGGGGGACTCGGGGGATGCTgacgaggaggatgaggatgatgatgatgaggaggaggagacggaGGGAGCCCTCGGCTTCCCCGCGGagctgccgccgctgccggcGCGGTCGGCGCTGAGCGCGGCCGAGATCCTGCGGTACAGCCGGCAGCTGGTGCTGCCCGAGCTGGGCGTGCGCGGGCAGCTGCGCCTGGCGCGGAGCTCCGTGCTGGTGGTGGGCTGCGGCGGGCTCGGCTGTCCCCTGGCGCAGTACCTGGCGGCGGCCGGCGTGGGCCGCCTGGGGCTGGTGGATCACGACGTGGTGGAGACGAGCAACCTGCAGCGGCAGGTGCTGCACGGCGAGGCGCGGCGCGGGCGGCCCAAGGCGCGCTCGGCGGCCGCGGCGCTGCGGCGGCTGAACTCGGCCGTGCAGTACGTGCCCTACCGCGGGGCGCTGCGGCCGCGCTCCGCGCTGCGCCTCGTGCGCCAGTACGACATCGTGGCCGACTGCTCCGACAACGTCCCCACCCGCTACCTGGTGAGCGACGCCTGCGTGCTGGCCGGGAGGCCGCTGGTGTCCGGCAGCGCCCTGCGGCTCGAGGGGCAGCTCGTCGTGTACAACTACCGCGGGGGACCCTGCTACCGCTGCCTGTtcccccggccgcccccgccggaCACCGTCACCAACTGTGCCGATGGCGGCGTGCTGGGCGTCGTCACCGGCATCATCGGCTGCATCCAGGCCCTGGAGGTGCTGAAGATCGCCTCGGGAATGGGCTCCTCCTTCAGCCAGTCCATGCTGATGTTCGATGCCCTCGAAGGGAGATTCCGCAACATCAAGCTGCGGCCGAAGAAAGCGGACTGTGCCGTGTGCGGGGACAATCCCAGCATCACCTGCCTGCAGGATTACGAGGCGTTCTGCGGTTCCTCTGCCACGGACAAGTGCAGGACTTtacagctgctgcccagccaggaCAGGATCTCTGTGCACCAgtacaaggagctgctggatgagCAGGTCCCTCACGTGCTGCTGGATGTCCGCTCGCAGGTGGAGGTGGATATCTGCCGCCTGGAACACGCTGTCCACATCCCTCTGAGtaaactggaagagaaaaatgaagaatctATGCAGTATTTACAAAAAAGAATTTGCgaagaaaagcagaggactGATGACCAAACCTCTCTCCCTGTATATGTTGTTTGCAAGTTAGGAAATGATTCCCAGAAGGCTGTAAAAATTCTGCAGGAGTTACCTGCCAAAGAATTTGGTTCTGTGTTAGCTAAGGATATTAAAGGGGGGCTCATGGCTTGGGCCACTAAAATTGACTCAACATTTCCTCAGTACTAG